One Lucilia cuprina isolate Lc7/37 chromosome 4, ASM2204524v1, whole genome shotgun sequence DNA segment encodes these proteins:
- the LOC111688330 gene encoding PXMP2/4 family protein 4: MFVKRFVEFSNKYKIIRGMISYGLLYPCGSLAEQTLIEKKTFKTYDWKKCAKFSLFGFFFMGPTIYAWMRLASIMWPRTDIRSSMCKAITEQVAYDPMAISTFLFTMSLMEGKTVEEARREVSVKIC; this comes from the exons atgtttgtaaaaagaTTTGTTGAATtcagtaataaatataaaattatacgtGGCATGATTTCCTATGGATTACTATATCCCTGTGGTTCTTTGGCCGAACAGACTCTGATAGAGAAGAAAACATTTAAGACATATGATTGGAAAAAATGTGCCAA atttagtttatttggttttttcttTATGGGTCCAACAATCTATGCCTGGATGCGTTTAGCTAGCATTATGTGGCCACGCACCGACATTAGATCGTCAATGTGTAAAGCAATAACAGAACAGGTAGCCTATGATCCAATGGCGAtaagtacatttttatttaccatGAGTTTAATGGAGGGTAAAACCGTAGAGGAAGCTAGACGAGAGGTAagtgttaaaatttgttaa